One segment of Hemicordylus capensis ecotype Gifberg chromosome 8, rHemCap1.1.pri, whole genome shotgun sequence DNA contains the following:
- the USP28 gene encoding ubiquitin carboxyl-terminal hydrolase 28 isoform X9 → MTAELQQAAPEGGAAERQARNCNVLINQLREITGIQDPLFLHETLKAVDGDLVQAVGFLTEGHATELGQEVTAAEPSDCQGCAAGQRQATSPVDATPSDEADLQKAVSLKVQDLPDVEAMEEDPDATAKVAHEASMAESKSRSKRKRCEVWGENAVQNEWRRGGEWPVGMKNVGNTCWFSAVIQSLFQLPEFRQLVLNYSVPNSVLENCQSHSKKRSITFMQELQLLFALMLGTCRKSVDPSTAVELLRGAFRPSEEQQQQDVSEITHKLLDWMEDAFQLTVNVNSSSQDKSENPMVQLFYGTFLTEGIHEGNTFSIIETFGQYPLQVNGYKNLHECLEGAMVEGETELLPSNQPVNYGQERWFTKLPPVLTFELSRFEFNQSLGQPEKIHNKLEFPQIIYMDRFLYSNKELIQAKREELKKLKDQETVLQQKLERYMKYGSGTGHFPLPDMLQYVLEFASTKPSTAPPCSQASEPTDPQAEGRTSDVPPTESRVVVMQTTEHAGDAASAPASSHQELVSKPRQSSSFPVEMLEYPAPHVITQDEMSLVMTCLQRWRDEVEQDIKELKSSIALLGQSVEQMYSDPQLHQVPYHLHAVLVHEGQANAGHYWAYIYNQPRKSWLKYNDLSVTESSWEELERDSFGGLRNASAYCLMYRNERLPHLAAVGGDAAADDEQAQREVESLTWELQKYIRDDNHRFEQEVADKEEEEQSCKVAQVEQSLASAEEAPCSPDSGQDQSPPSDPEARSLSSEHAMITRDQTAQAIAKTADVYEKSGAEVAFKKAFREEYSRLHLLSRESPTPQNDPRLQHVLIYFLQNNAPQQVVERTLLEQFADKNLSFDGRSISIMQVAQAKLKEIRPDEMDMEEYQRWHEDYSLFRKVSVYLLTGLELYQNEKYCEALTYLVHAYQSNMFLLMEGPNRGVDESLVALYRRKCLLKLNDAAAVRFESGDELNVAEVVNCMNEIIIPCMHLILNNNISQDDLDAIEVLRRHWCNYVGKEDMNEDLHLKLHEFLPRLLDCGGSSSAEEVVLKEPPKIRPNSPYDLCSRFAAVMESIHGASAVTVK, encoded by the exons ATGACGGCCGAGCTGCAGCAGGCGGCCCCGGAGGGGGGCGCGGCCGAGAGACAGGCACGG AACTGCAATGTGCTCATCAACCAGCTAAGAGAAATCACAGGAATTCAGGATCCTTTGTTCCTCCATGAAACCTTGAAG GCTGTTGATGGTGACCTAGTGCAAGCAGTTGGCTTCCTCACTGAGGGCCATGCTACGGAGCTGGGTCAAGAAGTCACTGCTGCAGAACCATCGGATTGTCAAGGATGTGCCGCTGGCCAAAGGCAGGCAACCA GTCCAGTTGATGCAACACCAAGTGATGAAGCTGATCTACAGAAAGCTGTGTCCTTGAAAGTCCAGGACTTGCCTGACGTTGAAGCTATGGAGGAAGATCCTGACGCAACAGCAAAAGT AGCCCATGAGGCAAGTATGGCTGAAAGCAAAAGTCGCTCCAAAAGGAAACGCTGTGAAGTGTGGGGAGAGAACGCTGTTCAGAacgagtggaggagagggggcgAATGGCCTGTGGGGATGAAGAACGTTGGCAATACTTGCTGGTTCAGCGCAGTCATCCAG TCTCTCTTCCAGTTGCCAGAATTCAGACAGCTGGTTCTCAACTACTCCGTTCCAAACAGTGTGCTTGAAAATTGTCAAAGCCACAGT AAAAAGAGGAGCATCACATTCATGCAGGAACTCCAGCTTCTCTTTGCTTTAATGCTGGGAACGTGCCGTAAATCGGTGGACCCCTCTACAGCAGTGGAACTCCTAAGAGGTGCATTCAGACCttctgaggagcagcagcag CAAGATGTGAGTGAAATTACCCACAAACTCCTGGATTGGATGGAGGATGCTTTTCAGCTGACTGTGAATGTCAA CAGTAGCTCCCAggacaaatctgaaaacccgatGGTTCAGCTCTTTTATGGGACTTTTCTGACCGAAGGGATTCATGAAG GCAACACCTTTTCCATAATAGAGACCTTTGGCCAGTATCCCCTGCAGGTCAATGGTTATAAGAACTTGCACGAGTGTTTGGAAGGAGCCATGGTAGAGGGGGAGACTGAACTGTTGCCTTCTAACCAGCCGGTGAACTATGGGCAAGAG CGTTGGTTTACAAAGCTTCCTCCGGTATTGACCTTTGAACTTTCCCGGTTTGAGTTCAATCAGTCTCTCGGGCAGCCAGAGAAGATACACAACAAGCTAGAATTCCCACAGATAATTTATATGGACAG GTTCTTGTATAGTAACAAAGAGCTAATTCAAGCCAAAAGAGAAGAGCTGAAGAAACTGAAGGATCAGGAAACAGTTCTGCAGCAGAAACTGGAAAG ATACATGAAGTATGGTTCAGGTACAGGCCACTTCCCCTTGCCAGACATGCTGCAGTATGTTCTTGAATTTGCAAGTACAAAGCCATCTACTGCTCCTCCCTGCTCTCAGGCCTCTGAACCAACAGATCCCCAGGCAGAGGGCCGGACTTCAGATGTTCCCCCAACAGAAAGCAG GGTGGTAGTGATGCAGACTACTGAGCATGCAGGAGATGCAGCCTCTGCTCCAGCATCATCTCATCAGGAGCTCGTGAGCAAACCCCGCCAGTCATCCAGTTTTCCTGTGGAGATGCTGGAATATCCAGCTCCTCATGTGATCACGCAGGACGAAATGAGTCTCGTTATGACCTGCCTGCAGCGATGGAGGGATGAGGTTGAACAAGACATCAAAG AATTGAAGAGCTCCATTGCCCTGCTTGGTCAGTCTGTTGAGCAGATGTACTCTGATCCTCAGCTCCATCAG GTCCCTTATCACTTGCATGCTGTCTTGGTCCACGAAGGCCAGGCCAATGCTGGCCACTACTGGGCCTACATCTACAACCAGCCCCGAAAGAGTTGGCTCAAGTATAATGACCTCTCTGTGACAGAATCATCCTGGGAAGAGCTAGAAAGGGACTCGTTTGGAGGCCTGAGGAATGCCAGTGCCTACTGTCTGATGTACAGAAACGAAAGGCTCCCCCACTTGGCAGCAG taggtggtgatgctgctgctgatgatgagcaGGCCCAAAGAGAAGTGGAATCTCTGACGTGGGAACTTCAGAAGTACATCCGTGATGACAACCACAGATTTGAACAGGAGGTGGccgacaaggaggaggaggagcagtccTGCAAGGTGGCCCAGGTGGAGCAGTCCTTGGCCTCGGCAGAAGAAGCACCCTGTTCTCCCGATTCAGGGCAAG ACCAGTCTCCACCTAGTGACCCTGAGGCCCGTTCACTCTCCTCTGAGCATGCTATGATCACCAGAGATCAGACCGCTCAAGCCATTGCCAAGACTGCAGATGTGTATGAGAAGAGTGGTGCAGAGGTTGCTTTCAAGAAG GCATTCCGTGAAGAATACTCCAGGCTGCACTTGCTGTCCAGAGAGAGCCCCACGCCTCAAAACGACCCCCGGCTTCAGCATGTCCTGATCTACTTCTTGCAGAACAATGCCCCCCAGCAGGTGGTGGAGCGGACTCTTCTGGAGCAGTTTGCAGACAAAAACCTCAGCTTTGACGGCAG GTCCATTAGCATTATGCAAGTTGCACAAGCAAAGCTGAAAGAGATTCGCCCTGATGAGATGGACATGGAAGAGTATCAG AGATGGCATGAAGACTACAGCTTGTTCCGCAAAGTGTCTGTCTACCTCTTAACAGGCTTGGAGCTTTACCAGAATGAAAA GTATTGTGAGGCCCTGACCTATCTGGTACATGCTTACCAGAGCAATATGTTCCTGCTGATGGAGGGACCCAACCGAGGCGTGGATGAATCTTTGGTTGCTCTCTACAGAAGGAAATGTCTCCTG AAATTGAATGATGCTGCAGCAGTTCGCTTCGAAAGCGGTGATGAGCTTAACGTGGCTGAAGTTGTGAACTGCATGAATGAGATAATCATACCCTGTATGCATCTCATCCTAAACAACAACATCTCCCAGGATGACCTGGATGCCATTGAGGTCTTGAGAAGACATTGGTGTAATTATGTGGGAAAAGAAGACATGAATG AAGACCTACACTTGAAGCTGCATGAATTTCTGCCCCGTCTGCTGGATTGCGGAGGGAGTAGTTCTGCCGAGGAAGTAGTTCTGAAAGAGCCACCCAAAATCCGCCCCAACTCACCCTACGACTTGTGCAGCAGATTTGCAGCAGTTATGGAATCCATTCATGGAGCCTCAGCTGTGACTGTAAAATAG
- the USP28 gene encoding ubiquitin carboxyl-terminal hydrolase 28 isoform X5, which yields MTAELQQAAPEGGAAERQARNCNVLINQLREITGIQDPLFLHETLKAVDGDLVQAVGFLTEGHATELGQEVTAAEPSDCQGCAAGQRQATSPVDATPSDEADLQKAVSLKVQDLPDVEAMEEDPDATAKVAHEASMAESKSRSKRKRCEVWGENAVQNEWRRGGEWPVGMKNVGNTCWFSAVIQSLFQLPEFRQLVLNYSVPNSVLENCQSHSKKRSITFMQELQLLFALMLGTCRKSVDPSTAVELLRGAFRPSEEQQQQDVSEITHKLLDWMEDAFQLTVNVNSSSQDKSENPMVQLFYGTFLTEGIHEGNTFSIIETFGQYPLQVNGYKNLHECLEGAMVEGETELLPSNQPVNYGQERWFTKLPPVLTFELSRFEFNQSLGQPEKIHNKLEFPQIIYMDRFLYSNKELIQAKREELKKLKDQETVLQQKLERYMKYGSGTGHFPLPDMLQYVLEFASTKPSTAPPCSQASEPTDPQAEGRTSDVPPTESRVVVMQTTEHAGDAASAPASSHQELVSKPRQSSSFPVEMLEYPAPHVITQDEMSLVMTCLQRWRDEVEQDIKGLWPAELKSSIALLGQSVEQMYSDPQLHQVPYHLHAVLVHEGQANAGHYWAYIYNQPRKSWLKYNDLSVTESSWEELERDSFGGLRNASAYCLMYRNERLPHLAAVGGDAAADDEQAQREVESLTWELQKYIRDDNHRFEQEVADKEEEEQSCKVAQVEQSLASAEEAPCSPDSGQDQSPPSDPEARSLSSEHAMITRDQTAQAIAKTADVYEKSGAEVAFKKAFREEYSRLHLLSRESPTPQNDPRLQHVLIYFLQNNAPQQVVERTLLEQFADKNLSFDGRSISIMQVAQAKLKEIRPDEMDMEEYQRWHEDYSLFRKVSVYLLTGLELYQNEKYCEALTYLVHAYQSNMFLLMEGPNRGVDESLVALYRRKCLLKLNDAAAVRFESGDELNVAEVVNCMNEIIIPCMHLILNNNISQDDLDAIEVLRRHWCNYVGKEDMNEDLHLKLHEFLPRLLDCGGSSSAEEVVLKEPPKIRPNSPYDLCSRFAAVMESIHGASAVTVK from the exons ATGACGGCCGAGCTGCAGCAGGCGGCCCCGGAGGGGGGCGCGGCCGAGAGACAGGCACGG AACTGCAATGTGCTCATCAACCAGCTAAGAGAAATCACAGGAATTCAGGATCCTTTGTTCCTCCATGAAACCTTGAAG GCTGTTGATGGTGACCTAGTGCAAGCAGTTGGCTTCCTCACTGAGGGCCATGCTACGGAGCTGGGTCAAGAAGTCACTGCTGCAGAACCATCGGATTGTCAAGGATGTGCCGCTGGCCAAAGGCAGGCAACCA GTCCAGTTGATGCAACACCAAGTGATGAAGCTGATCTACAGAAAGCTGTGTCCTTGAAAGTCCAGGACTTGCCTGACGTTGAAGCTATGGAGGAAGATCCTGACGCAACAGCAAAAGT AGCCCATGAGGCAAGTATGGCTGAAAGCAAAAGTCGCTCCAAAAGGAAACGCTGTGAAGTGTGGGGAGAGAACGCTGTTCAGAacgagtggaggagagggggcgAATGGCCTGTGGGGATGAAGAACGTTGGCAATACTTGCTGGTTCAGCGCAGTCATCCAG TCTCTCTTCCAGTTGCCAGAATTCAGACAGCTGGTTCTCAACTACTCCGTTCCAAACAGTGTGCTTGAAAATTGTCAAAGCCACAGT AAAAAGAGGAGCATCACATTCATGCAGGAACTCCAGCTTCTCTTTGCTTTAATGCTGGGAACGTGCCGTAAATCGGTGGACCCCTCTACAGCAGTGGAACTCCTAAGAGGTGCATTCAGACCttctgaggagcagcagcag CAAGATGTGAGTGAAATTACCCACAAACTCCTGGATTGGATGGAGGATGCTTTTCAGCTGACTGTGAATGTCAA CAGTAGCTCCCAggacaaatctgaaaacccgatGGTTCAGCTCTTTTATGGGACTTTTCTGACCGAAGGGATTCATGAAG GCAACACCTTTTCCATAATAGAGACCTTTGGCCAGTATCCCCTGCAGGTCAATGGTTATAAGAACTTGCACGAGTGTTTGGAAGGAGCCATGGTAGAGGGGGAGACTGAACTGTTGCCTTCTAACCAGCCGGTGAACTATGGGCAAGAG CGTTGGTTTACAAAGCTTCCTCCGGTATTGACCTTTGAACTTTCCCGGTTTGAGTTCAATCAGTCTCTCGGGCAGCCAGAGAAGATACACAACAAGCTAGAATTCCCACAGATAATTTATATGGACAG GTTCTTGTATAGTAACAAAGAGCTAATTCAAGCCAAAAGAGAAGAGCTGAAGAAACTGAAGGATCAGGAAACAGTTCTGCAGCAGAAACTGGAAAG ATACATGAAGTATGGTTCAGGTACAGGCCACTTCCCCTTGCCAGACATGCTGCAGTATGTTCTTGAATTTGCAAGTACAAAGCCATCTACTGCTCCTCCCTGCTCTCAGGCCTCTGAACCAACAGATCCCCAGGCAGAGGGCCGGACTTCAGATGTTCCCCCAACAGAAAGCAG GGTGGTAGTGATGCAGACTACTGAGCATGCAGGAGATGCAGCCTCTGCTCCAGCATCATCTCATCAGGAGCTCGTGAGCAAACCCCGCCAGTCATCCAGTTTTCCTGTGGAGATGCTGGAATATCCAGCTCCTCATGTGATCACGCAGGACGAAATGAGTCTCGTTATGACCTGCCTGCAGCGATGGAGGGATGAGGTTGAACAAGACATCAAAGGTCTGTGGCCAGCAG AATTGAAGAGCTCCATTGCCCTGCTTGGTCAGTCTGTTGAGCAGATGTACTCTGATCCTCAGCTCCATCAG GTCCCTTATCACTTGCATGCTGTCTTGGTCCACGAAGGCCAGGCCAATGCTGGCCACTACTGGGCCTACATCTACAACCAGCCCCGAAAGAGTTGGCTCAAGTATAATGACCTCTCTGTGACAGAATCATCCTGGGAAGAGCTAGAAAGGGACTCGTTTGGAGGCCTGAGGAATGCCAGTGCCTACTGTCTGATGTACAGAAACGAAAGGCTCCCCCACTTGGCAGCAG taggtggtgatgctgctgctgatgatgagcaGGCCCAAAGAGAAGTGGAATCTCTGACGTGGGAACTTCAGAAGTACATCCGTGATGACAACCACAGATTTGAACAGGAGGTGGccgacaaggaggaggaggagcagtccTGCAAGGTGGCCCAGGTGGAGCAGTCCTTGGCCTCGGCAGAAGAAGCACCCTGTTCTCCCGATTCAGGGCAAG ACCAGTCTCCACCTAGTGACCCTGAGGCCCGTTCACTCTCCTCTGAGCATGCTATGATCACCAGAGATCAGACCGCTCAAGCCATTGCCAAGACTGCAGATGTGTATGAGAAGAGTGGTGCAGAGGTTGCTTTCAAGAAG GCATTCCGTGAAGAATACTCCAGGCTGCACTTGCTGTCCAGAGAGAGCCCCACGCCTCAAAACGACCCCCGGCTTCAGCATGTCCTGATCTACTTCTTGCAGAACAATGCCCCCCAGCAGGTGGTGGAGCGGACTCTTCTGGAGCAGTTTGCAGACAAAAACCTCAGCTTTGACGGCAG GTCCATTAGCATTATGCAAGTTGCACAAGCAAAGCTGAAAGAGATTCGCCCTGATGAGATGGACATGGAAGAGTATCAG AGATGGCATGAAGACTACAGCTTGTTCCGCAAAGTGTCTGTCTACCTCTTAACAGGCTTGGAGCTTTACCAGAATGAAAA GTATTGTGAGGCCCTGACCTATCTGGTACATGCTTACCAGAGCAATATGTTCCTGCTGATGGAGGGACCCAACCGAGGCGTGGATGAATCTTTGGTTGCTCTCTACAGAAGGAAATGTCTCCTG AAATTGAATGATGCTGCAGCAGTTCGCTTCGAAAGCGGTGATGAGCTTAACGTGGCTGAAGTTGTGAACTGCATGAATGAGATAATCATACCCTGTATGCATCTCATCCTAAACAACAACATCTCCCAGGATGACCTGGATGCCATTGAGGTCTTGAGAAGACATTGGTGTAATTATGTGGGAAAAGAAGACATGAATG AAGACCTACACTTGAAGCTGCATGAATTTCTGCCCCGTCTGCTGGATTGCGGAGGGAGTAGTTCTGCCGAGGAAGTAGTTCTGAAAGAGCCACCCAAAATCCGCCCCAACTCACCCTACGACTTGTGCAGCAGATTTGCAGCAGTTATGGAATCCATTCATGGAGCCTCAGCTGTGACTGTAAAATAG
- the USP28 gene encoding ubiquitin carboxyl-terminal hydrolase 28 isoform X2, which yields MTAELQQAAPEGGAAERQARNCNVLINQLREITGIQDPLFLHETLKAVDGDLVQAVGFLTEGHATELGQEVTAAEPSDCQGCAAGQRQATSPVDATPSDEADLQKAVSLKVQDLPDVEAMEEDPDATAKVAHEASMAESKSRSKRKRCEVWGENAVQNEWRRGGEWPVGMKNVGNTCWFSAVIQSLFQLPEFRQLVLNYSVPNSVLENCQSHSKKRSITFMQELQLLFALMLGTCRKSVDPSTAVELLRGAFRPSEEQQQQDVSEITHKLLDWMEDAFQLTVNVNSSQDKSENPMVQLFYGTFLTEGIHEGNTFSIIETFGQYPLQVNGYKNLHECLEGAMVEGETELLPSNQPVNYGQERWFTKLPPVLTFELSRFEFNQSLGQPEKIHNKLEFPQIIYMDRFLYSNKELIQAKREELKKLKDQETVLQQKLERYMKYGSGTGHFPLPDMLQYVLEFASTKPSTAPPCSQASEPTDPQAEGRTSDVPPTESRVVVMQTTEHAGDAASAPASSHQELVSKPRQSSSFPVEMLEYPAPHVITQDEMSLVMTCLQRWRDEVEQDIKGLWPAELKSSIALLGQSVEQMYSDPQLHQVPYHLHAVLVHEGQANAGHYWAYIYNQPRKSWLKYNDLSVTESSWEELERDSFGGLRNASAYCLMYRNERLPHLAAVGGDAAADDEQAQREVESLTWELQKYIRDDNHRFEQEVADKEEEEQSCKVAQVEQSLASAEEAPCSPDSGQDQSPPSDPEARSLSSEHAMITRDQTAQAIAKTADVYEKSGAEVAFKKSKEAEPAKALLEESSLPALAEEQQNAAGTEASALPSSQISEVEIPSVGKILVRSDADGYNEEVMLSPAMQGVILAIAKARQTFDRDGSEAGLVKAFREEYSRLHLLSRESPTPQNDPRLQHVLIYFLQNNAPQQVVERTLLEQFADKNLSFDGRSISIMQVAQAKLKEIRPDEMDMEEYQRWHEDYSLFRKVSVYLLTGLELYQNEKYCEALTYLVHAYQSNMFLLMEGPNRGVDESLVALYRRKCLLKLNDAAAVRFESGDELNVAEVVNCMNEIIIPCMHLILNNNISQDDLDAIEVLRRHWCNYVGKEDMNEDLHLKLHEFLPRLLDCGGSSSAEEVVLKEPPKIRPNSPYDLCSRFAAVMESIHGASAVTVK from the exons ATGACGGCCGAGCTGCAGCAGGCGGCCCCGGAGGGGGGCGCGGCCGAGAGACAGGCACGG AACTGCAATGTGCTCATCAACCAGCTAAGAGAAATCACAGGAATTCAGGATCCTTTGTTCCTCCATGAAACCTTGAAG GCTGTTGATGGTGACCTAGTGCAAGCAGTTGGCTTCCTCACTGAGGGCCATGCTACGGAGCTGGGTCAAGAAGTCACTGCTGCAGAACCATCGGATTGTCAAGGATGTGCCGCTGGCCAAAGGCAGGCAACCA GTCCAGTTGATGCAACACCAAGTGATGAAGCTGATCTACAGAAAGCTGTGTCCTTGAAAGTCCAGGACTTGCCTGACGTTGAAGCTATGGAGGAAGATCCTGACGCAACAGCAAAAGT AGCCCATGAGGCAAGTATGGCTGAAAGCAAAAGTCGCTCCAAAAGGAAACGCTGTGAAGTGTGGGGAGAGAACGCTGTTCAGAacgagtggaggagagggggcgAATGGCCTGTGGGGATGAAGAACGTTGGCAATACTTGCTGGTTCAGCGCAGTCATCCAG TCTCTCTTCCAGTTGCCAGAATTCAGACAGCTGGTTCTCAACTACTCCGTTCCAAACAGTGTGCTTGAAAATTGTCAAAGCCACAGT AAAAAGAGGAGCATCACATTCATGCAGGAACTCCAGCTTCTCTTTGCTTTAATGCTGGGAACGTGCCGTAAATCGGTGGACCCCTCTACAGCAGTGGAACTCCTAAGAGGTGCATTCAGACCttctgaggagcagcagcag CAAGATGTGAGTGAAATTACCCACAAACTCCTGGATTGGATGGAGGATGCTTTTCAGCTGACTGTGAATGTCAA TAGCTCCCAggacaaatctgaaaacccgatGGTTCAGCTCTTTTATGGGACTTTTCTGACCGAAGGGATTCATGAAG GCAACACCTTTTCCATAATAGAGACCTTTGGCCAGTATCCCCTGCAGGTCAATGGTTATAAGAACTTGCACGAGTGTTTGGAAGGAGCCATGGTAGAGGGGGAGACTGAACTGTTGCCTTCTAACCAGCCGGTGAACTATGGGCAAGAG CGTTGGTTTACAAAGCTTCCTCCGGTATTGACCTTTGAACTTTCCCGGTTTGAGTTCAATCAGTCTCTCGGGCAGCCAGAGAAGATACACAACAAGCTAGAATTCCCACAGATAATTTATATGGACAG GTTCTTGTATAGTAACAAAGAGCTAATTCAAGCCAAAAGAGAAGAGCTGAAGAAACTGAAGGATCAGGAAACAGTTCTGCAGCAGAAACTGGAAAG ATACATGAAGTATGGTTCAGGTACAGGCCACTTCCCCTTGCCAGACATGCTGCAGTATGTTCTTGAATTTGCAAGTACAAAGCCATCTACTGCTCCTCCCTGCTCTCAGGCCTCTGAACCAACAGATCCCCAGGCAGAGGGCCGGACTTCAGATGTTCCCCCAACAGAAAGCAG GGTGGTAGTGATGCAGACTACTGAGCATGCAGGAGATGCAGCCTCTGCTCCAGCATCATCTCATCAGGAGCTCGTGAGCAAACCCCGCCAGTCATCCAGTTTTCCTGTGGAGATGCTGGAATATCCAGCTCCTCATGTGATCACGCAGGACGAAATGAGTCTCGTTATGACCTGCCTGCAGCGATGGAGGGATGAGGTTGAACAAGACATCAAAGGTCTGTGGCCAGCAG AATTGAAGAGCTCCATTGCCCTGCTTGGTCAGTCTGTTGAGCAGATGTACTCTGATCCTCAGCTCCATCAG GTCCCTTATCACTTGCATGCTGTCTTGGTCCACGAAGGCCAGGCCAATGCTGGCCACTACTGGGCCTACATCTACAACCAGCCCCGAAAGAGTTGGCTCAAGTATAATGACCTCTCTGTGACAGAATCATCCTGGGAAGAGCTAGAAAGGGACTCGTTTGGAGGCCTGAGGAATGCCAGTGCCTACTGTCTGATGTACAGAAACGAAAGGCTCCCCCACTTGGCAGCAG taggtggtgatgctgctgctgatgatgagcaGGCCCAAAGAGAAGTGGAATCTCTGACGTGGGAACTTCAGAAGTACATCCGTGATGACAACCACAGATTTGAACAGGAGGTGGccgacaaggaggaggaggagcagtccTGCAAGGTGGCCCAGGTGGAGCAGTCCTTGGCCTCGGCAGAAGAAGCACCCTGTTCTCCCGATTCAGGGCAAG ACCAGTCTCCACCTAGTGACCCTGAGGCCCGTTCACTCTCCTCTGAGCATGCTATGATCACCAGAGATCAGACCGCTCAAGCCATTGCCAAGACTGCAGATGTGTATGAGAAGAGTGGTGCAGAGGTTGCTTTCAAGAAG TCAAAGGAGGCAGAACCAGCCAAGGCCCTCCTGGAAGAATCAAGCCTCCCAGCTctggcagaggagcagcagaatGCCGCGGGGACGGAGGCTTCTGCCCTGCCAAGCTCCCAGATCTCTGAAGTGGAGATCCCCAGTGTGGGAAAGATTCTAGTTAGATCTGATGCAGACGGCTATAATGAGGAG GTGATGCTTAGTCCCGCCATGCAGGGTGTGATCCTGGCTATTGCTAAAGCCCGTCAGACTTTTGATCGGGATGGGTCTGAAGCAGGGCTAGTCAAG GCATTCCGTGAAGAATACTCCAGGCTGCACTTGCTGTCCAGAGAGAGCCCCACGCCTCAAAACGACCCCCGGCTTCAGCATGTCCTGATCTACTTCTTGCAGAACAATGCCCCCCAGCAGGTGGTGGAGCGGACTCTTCTGGAGCAGTTTGCAGACAAAAACCTCAGCTTTGACGGCAG GTCCATTAGCATTATGCAAGTTGCACAAGCAAAGCTGAAAGAGATTCGCCCTGATGAGATGGACATGGAAGAGTATCAG AGATGGCATGAAGACTACAGCTTGTTCCGCAAAGTGTCTGTCTACCTCTTAACAGGCTTGGAGCTTTACCAGAATGAAAA GTATTGTGAGGCCCTGACCTATCTGGTACATGCTTACCAGAGCAATATGTTCCTGCTGATGGAGGGACCCAACCGAGGCGTGGATGAATCTTTGGTTGCTCTCTACAGAAGGAAATGTCTCCTG AAATTGAATGATGCTGCAGCAGTTCGCTTCGAAAGCGGTGATGAGCTTAACGTGGCTGAAGTTGTGAACTGCATGAATGAGATAATCATACCCTGTATGCATCTCATCCTAAACAACAACATCTCCCAGGATGACCTGGATGCCATTGAGGTCTTGAGAAGACATTGGTGTAATTATGTGGGAAAAGAAGACATGAATG AAGACCTACACTTGAAGCTGCATGAATTTCTGCCCCGTCTGCTGGATTGCGGAGGGAGTAGTTCTGCCGAGGAAGTAGTTCTGAAAGAGCCACCCAAAATCCGCCCCAACTCACCCTACGACTTGTGCAGCAGATTTGCAGCAGTTATGGAATCCATTCATGGAGCCTCAGCTGTGACTGTAAAATAG